In Nostoc edaphicum CCNP1411, a genomic segment contains:
- a CDS encoding methyltransferase domain-containing protein, which produces MSTLLYSVIGFLMLLVIGIAAYFLTARKYQSSSTVANSYDQWTLDGILEFYWGEHIHLGHYGSPPRRKDFLAAKSDFVHEMVKWGGIEKLPHGTTVLDVGCGIGGSSRILARDYGFAVTGITISPQQVNRAQELTPDGLNVQFAVDDAMALSFPDASFDVVWSIEAGPHMPDKAVFARELMRVLKPGGVLVVADWNQRDDRQKPLNFWEKPVMRQLLEQWSHPAFSSIEGFSELLAETELVEGEVITADWTQETLPSWFDSIWQGIARPEGLVRFGLSGFIKSVREVPTLLLMRLAFGALLCRFGMFRAVRANSRTELMDRNFANQNPSSLVR; this is translated from the coding sequence ATGTCAACTTTATTATATTCTGTAATTGGTTTTCTGATGCTTTTAGTAATTGGAATTGCGGCTTATTTCCTAACTGCCCGCAAGTATCAATCCTCATCCACAGTTGCCAATTCCTACGATCAATGGACGCTTGACGGCATCCTAGAGTTTTATTGGGGGGAACACATTCACCTCGGTCACTACGGTTCGCCGCCACGACGCAAGGATTTTTTAGCTGCTAAATCTGATTTTGTACATGAGATGGTTAAATGGGGAGGAATAGAAAAATTACCTCATGGTACTACCGTCTTAGATGTTGGCTGTGGTATTGGCGGCAGCAGCCGGATTTTAGCGCGAGATTATGGGTTTGCGGTCACAGGGATTACCATCAGCCCACAGCAGGTTAACCGCGCCCAGGAGTTAACACCTGACGGGCTAAACGTCCAGTTTGCGGTCGATGATGCGATGGCATTGTCGTTTCCAGATGCCAGTTTTGATGTAGTCTGGTCAATCGAAGCCGGCCCCCACATGCCAGATAAAGCCGTTTTTGCTAGAGAATTAATGCGGGTGCTAAAGCCTGGTGGGGTGTTGGTTGTAGCTGACTGGAATCAGAGGGATGACCGCCAAAAGCCCCTAAATTTTTGGGAGAAACCAGTAATGCGGCAACTCCTCGAACAGTGGTCTCATCCAGCTTTTTCCAGCATTGAAGGCTTTTCCGAGCTTTTGGCAGAGACAGAATTAGTTGAGGGGGAGGTAATTACGGCAGACTGGACGCAAGAAACCCTTCCTTCTTGGTTCGATTCGATTTGGCAAGGGATAGCTCGACCAGAGGGATTGGTGCGTTTTGGACTGTCTGGTTTCATTAAATCTGTGCGCGAGGTACCGACGCTTTTACTGATGCGTTTGGCGTTTGGTGCTCTTTTGTGTCGATTTGGAATGTTCCGGGCTGTGCGGGCAAACTCGCGCACAGAATTGATGGACAGAAACTTTGCCAACCAAAATCCCTCAAGCTTGGTTAGGTAG
- a CDS encoding FAD-dependent hydroxylase: MTNFEFPTINYDVVIVGGGISGLTLACGLRSRSVSIGAASRREGESSGLQILVVEAQQEQQVTKRSRVYALSPMTSQIFRDLGVWEQISPKISHFSRVLLSDADYPHLVEFCPKDLGEPAVYHCGEHGVLMAALQQRVATAANITCCYETQVVEVRYGAETAGVVLENSQGQQRLQSKLVVAADGINSQIRSSAGIKTNGWAYWQSCITAFVAPERSHQNIGYERFWSSGPFAILPLPDNRCQIVWIAPHTEAQAIVALPSDQFMTELQQRYGDQMGKLTLLSQPLVFPAQLMQSRSYCQPRLVLLGDAAHCCHPVGGQGLNMGIRDAAALAQVLQTAQQQKQDLGSLIVLKRYDRWRRYENWVVLAFTDILNRSFSNHWLPMVRLRRLLLRLIIYWSFPRRLLLRLMTGLWGRQPQLNALSAEKVSNGNGSVKHIASDRSSSAALQNIDMN, from the coding sequence ATGACAAATTTTGAGTTTCCAACGATAAACTACGATGTGGTTATTGTCGGCGGCGGTATTTCAGGTTTGACACTAGCTTGTGGACTGCGATCGCGTAGCGTCTCCATTGGCGCAGCCTCCCGCAGGGAAGGAGAATCGTCAGGTCTGCAAATTTTAGTAGTGGAAGCACAACAGGAACAGCAAGTAACAAAGCGATCAAGAGTTTATGCCCTGTCGCCAATGACGAGCCAGATTTTTCGTGATTTGGGGGTATGGGAGCAAATTTCGCCAAAAATTAGCCATTTTTCACGGGTGTTACTGTCAGACGCGGACTATCCTCACCTAGTCGAGTTTTGTCCAAAAGATTTGGGTGAACCAGCAGTTTACCACTGTGGTGAGCATGGAGTACTGATGGCGGCACTCCAGCAACGAGTGGCAACAGCAGCTAACATTACTTGTTGTTATGAGACTCAAGTGGTTGAGGTGCGCTATGGAGCTGAAACCGCAGGAGTAGTGCTGGAGAATTCCCAGGGTCAACAACGGTTGCAATCAAAGTTGGTCGTGGCTGCTGATGGCATCAACTCGCAAATTCGCTCTTCTGCTGGCATCAAAACTAACGGTTGGGCTTACTGGCAATCCTGTATCACAGCTTTCGTTGCCCCAGAGCGCTCGCACCAGAATATCGGCTACGAGCGTTTTTGGTCTAGCGGCCCTTTTGCAATTTTGCCCTTGCCTGATAATCGCTGCCAAATCGTCTGGATTGCCCCCCACACAGAAGCTCAGGCAATAGTTGCTCTGCCAAGCGACCAGTTTATGACCGAACTGCAACAACGTTACGGCGACCAAATGGGGAAACTAACCTTGTTGAGCCAGCCCTTGGTGTTTCCTGCACAGTTGATGCAGAGCCGCAGCTATTGCCAGCCGCGCTTGGTGTTATTGGGGGATGCTGCCCACTGCTGTCATCCGGTGGGCGGTCAGGGGCTAAATATGGGTATTCGTGATGCGGCTGCCCTAGCCCAAGTGCTGCAAACTGCACAACAACAGAAACAAGACTTGGGTTCTCTGATAGTTCTAAAACGCTACGATCGCTGGCGGCGTTATGAAAACTGGGTGGTGCTAGCTTTTACTGATATTCTCAACCGTAGCTTTTCTAACCACTGGCTACCAATGGTGAGATTGCGGCGGCTACTGCTGCGACTGATAATTTACTGGTCTTTCCCACGAAGGCTACTGCTGCGACTGATGACCGGGCTGTGGGGTCGCCAGCCACAACTTAACGCTCTATCTGCCGAGAAAGTGAGCAATGGTAACGGTAGCGTTAAACATATAGCCTCTGATCGCTCATCCTCGGCGGCGTTGCAGAATATAGATATGAATTAG
- the cobW gene encoding cobalamin biosynthesis protein CobW has product MQKIPVTVITGFLGAGKTTLIRHLLQNNEGRRIAVLVNEFGEIGIDGELLRDCQVCDDEEDSNSNIVELTNGCLCCTVQEEFLPVMQELLKRRDRLDCMLIETSGLALPKPLVQAFRWPEIRTGATVDSVITVVDCEALATNQYVGDLAALLAQRQADSSLEHETPIEELFEDQLACADLVLLTKSDRVDEQTQVRVQDWLKQNLSPGVKVIPCQDGKISGDLLLGFNAAVEDNLDSRPSHHDTEEDHEHDEGINAVQLLLDQAFEPTVLVKRLQTLVQQQEIYRIKGFVAVPNKAMRLVLQGVGNRFDYFYDRPWKPDELRQTRLVFIGQELNQVRIESLVLGEEVNATI; this is encoded by the coding sequence ATGCAAAAAATTCCCGTCACAGTAATTACAGGATTTCTCGGCGCAGGCAAAACGACGTTAATTCGCCATTTACTCCAAAACAATGAAGGACGACGCATTGCTGTTTTGGTGAATGAATTTGGAGAAATCGGAATTGATGGCGAACTTTTACGTGATTGCCAAGTATGTGACGATGAAGAAGACTCCAACAGTAATATTGTTGAACTCACCAATGGTTGTCTGTGCTGTACGGTGCAAGAGGAATTCTTACCAGTGATGCAAGAATTACTGAAGCGACGCGATCGCCTTGATTGTATGTTGATTGAAACCTCTGGACTAGCACTACCAAAACCATTGGTACAAGCATTTCGCTGGCCGGAGATTCGCACAGGCGCTACAGTAGACAGCGTAATTACTGTGGTGGACTGTGAAGCGTTGGCAACTAATCAATATGTAGGTGATTTAGCAGCCCTTTTAGCACAGAGACAAGCCGACTCTAGTCTAGAACACGAAACACCCATTGAGGAGCTGTTTGAAGATCAACTGGCTTGTGCCGATCTAGTATTGCTTACCAAGAGCGATCGCGTTGACGAACAAACGCAAGTTAGGGTGCAAGATTGGCTAAAGCAGAACTTATCGCCTGGTGTAAAAGTCATTCCTTGTCAGGATGGTAAAATCAGTGGCGATTTATTACTCGGTTTCAACGCTGCGGTAGAAGACAACTTAGATAGTCGTCCTAGTCATCACGATACTGAAGAAGACCACGAACATGATGAAGGGATTAATGCAGTGCAACTACTGTTAGACCAGGCATTTGAGCCGACTGTCCTAGTCAAACGCTTGCAAACATTAGTGCAACAGCAAGAAATTTATCGAATTAAGGGATTTGTAGCAGTTCCGAATAAAGCTATGCGTCTGGTATTACAGGGTGTTGGTAATCGATTTGACTACTTTTACGATCGTCCTTGGAAACCCGACGAACTCCGTCAAACAAGATTAGTATTCATTGGACAGGAACTCAATCAGGTTCGCATTGAATCATTGGTGTTGGGGGAGGAAGTCAATGCGACCATCTAA
- a CDS encoding ubiquinol-cytochrome c reductase iron-sulfur subunit produces MKRRDFITCFGLGYLASSLPEKGVAYAPETTAISSTSGDWQTVGTIAELDKAGQLLNENLPVGAVLVVGTSKSKNLVAVNPTCTHMGCTVEWLAEEKIFLCPCHASEFDPNGNVQMGPATKPLSNYETKIEGDLVIVKRSS; encoded by the coding sequence ATGAAACGTCGTGATTTTATTACTTGCTTTGGTTTAGGTTATTTGGCAAGTAGCCTACCTGAAAAAGGTGTGGCTTATGCTCCAGAAACTACAGCAATATCATCAACATCTGGAGATTGGCAAACAGTGGGAACAATCGCCGAATTGGATAAAGCTGGTCAGCTATTAAATGAAAACCTACCTGTTGGTGCAGTATTGGTAGTTGGTACTTCTAAAAGCAAAAATCTAGTGGCTGTGAACCCTACCTGCACTCACATGGGTTGTACAGTGGAGTGGCTTGCAGAAGAAAAAATATTTTTATGTCCTTGTCATGCTTCGGAATTTGATCCTAATGGTAATGTGCAGATGGGGCCAGCTACAAAACCACTATCAAATTACGAGACAAAAATAGAGGGTGATTTAGTTATTGTAAAACGTAGTTCATAA
- a CDS encoding methyltransferase domain-containing protein, translating to MQKPKLVNIPKATRYQNAAIDYYMGLTGSSYLHYGYWEPLPKRGEELTLTRLRAAQSAYTAKLLSFIPEGTKTVLDVGCGIGGNAAYLYSCGFSVEGLAPDALQQERFIQNTNGQVPFYLTRFEDFRTSNSYDLILFSESSQYIAALDLAQGAARLLDSGGYLLLADMMRFDAEYREGIFSNCHVASELQAALEQTGFKLIKTEDISTHIAPTIDLCVDNFRIFGLTTVKYIADVVAIAVPPLYTLGRWAFKRWLEKPIAEGLAARTIFENHLCYSVQLWQLSKGV from the coding sequence ATGCAAAAACCAAAACTAGTCAATATTCCAAAAGCGACTCGCTACCAAAATGCAGCGATAGATTACTATATGGGGCTTACAGGTTCTTCCTATCTTCATTACGGGTATTGGGAACCACTACCTAAAAGGGGTGAAGAATTAACTCTGACTCGCCTGCGTGCGGCGCAGTCAGCATATACAGCTAAACTTTTGAGTTTTATTCCAGAGGGGACAAAAACTGTGCTGGATGTCGGCTGTGGGATTGGTGGTAACGCAGCGTATTTGTACAGCTGCGGTTTCAGTGTTGAGGGATTAGCACCCGACGCACTCCAGCAAGAGAGATTTATTCAAAATACCAATGGCCAAGTACCTTTCTACTTAACGAGATTTGAAGATTTTCGCACCTCAAACTCCTACGACCTCATTTTATTTAGCGAAAGCAGTCAATATATTGCTGCTCTCGATTTAGCTCAAGGCGCGGCTCGTTTATTGGATAGTGGTGGCTACCTGCTGCTTGCAGATATGATGCGTTTTGATGCCGAATACCGAGAAGGTATTTTTTCTAATTGTCATGTCGCCAGCGAACTCCAAGCGGCGTTGGAACAGACTGGATTCAAATTAATCAAGACTGAAGACATTTCAACCCATATTGCGCCAACGATTGACTTGTGTGTTGATAATTTTCGTATTTTTGGGCTGACTACAGTTAAATATATTGCTGATGTTGTAGCGATCGCCGTCCCACCATTATACACACTCGGTCGTTGGGCATTTAAGCGTTGGTTGGAAAAGCCAATTGCTGAGGGGTTAGCAGCACGCACTATTTTTGAAAACCATCTGTGTTATTCCGTTCAACTTTGGCAGTTATCTAAAGGAGTTTAA